The Dehalococcoidia bacterium DNA window ATGGGTACATCTCGCACCCGCACACCTCCGCCGGCCGCGTGCCCTCCGACCTGGGCTACCGCTACTTCGTCGAGATGCTGATGGGCGAGCCCAACGTCAGCACAGACGAGCAGCGGCGCATTCTGCACCAGTTTCATCAGTCCACGGCCCAGCTCGGCGAGTGGCTGCAGCTTGCCGCCTCCGTGCTGGCGCAGACCCTCAACAACATGGCGGTGGTTTCCGGTCCGCGCGCCAGCCTGGCGCGGCTGAAGCAACTGCAACTCGTCAGCCTGCACGATCACTCGGCGCTGCTGGTCGTGGTCTTGCAGGACGTGAAGGTGCGCCAGCAGCAGCTCGCTTTCGGCGAAGCCGCGACGCAGGACGACCTCAACCGGCTGGCGCGGCAGCTCAGCCAGCAGTTCACCGGCCTGGGCGCTGCAGCGATTCGCGCCGCCGCCGGCGATCTGGGGGGACTTGAGCAGCAGATCGCGCTCGCCACGGCCGAGATCGTCCAGGCAGAGGATGTGGACGAGTTCCCCGACCCGCATCTTGATGGTATCCGCAACGTGCTCTCGCAGCCCGAGTTCTCGCACAGCGAGCGCATGCTGGACATCCTCGAAGCGCTGGACGGGCGCAACATCTCGCGCACGATCCCGCAGACAGACGTGAAGAGCAACGACGTGGTCGTGATTATCGGCGCCGAGAACCGCGAGAACATCATGCGCGGCTGCAGCCTGGTGATCGGCCGCTACGGCGAGGCCGACGGCCCCGGCGGCACGATCGCGGTGGTCGGCCCCACGCGGCTGCCCTACTCCCGCGCGATCGCCACCGTCCGCTACGTCGGCTCGCTGATGAGCGGGCTGCTCTCTCAGGCCTACGAATAATTCACGCGCCGTCCGGAACCCCGGCGGTCAGGAGCAGCAATGCCACAGTCATCACATCATCGCGGCCCGCGGCAGCCGGGGGCTGGCGAGTCCGCAGAGGGTACAACGCCAAACGCCAACGGCGCGGGAGAGAACGCAGCGAACCTGCAGCAACAGCTCGACGACGCGCTCGAAAAATCAAACACGTACCTGGCAAGCTGGCAGCGTACCGCCGCCGACTTCCAGAACTACAAGCGCCGCACGGAGCAGGAGCGCGAAGAGTACGCCCTGCTCGCCAACCGCGCCCTGCTCATCAACCTGTTGCCCGCGATCGATGACCTCGACCGCGCGATCGAGCAGGCCGAGCAGCAGAACGCCGGCGCCGGCTGGCTCGAAGGCTTCGAGGCGATTCAGCGCAAGCTGCACGGCGCTCTGGAAGCTTCCGGCGTGAGTGAGATTCCCGCCGACGGCGAGCCGTTCGACCCGAACGTGCACGAGGCCGTCAGCCAGGGTCCCGGCGAGCACGACAAAGTCATCGCCGAAGTCCGGCGCGGCTATCGGCTCGGCAGCCGCGTGCTGCGGCCGGCGATGGTCGTGGTCGGCAACGGGCAGCCGGCGGAGCAAACCGGCGCAGACGGTACGGACGGGCCGCAACACGGCAACAACTAAGCAATCCAAGAGACAGGGACCGGCGGCGGCAGTCCGGCGGATCCGGAGGGGAAGTAACCCATGAGCAGAGTGATCGGTATCGACCTGGGCACCACCAACAGCGCCGTCGCCGTAATGGAAGGCGGTGAGCCGACGATCATTCCGAACGCCGAGGGCGGCCGGATTACGCCGTCGATGGTGGCGATCAATAAGAGCGGCGAGCGGCTGGTCGGCCAGGTGGCCAAGCGCCAGGCCGTGACCAATCCGGAGAACACGATCTTCTCCGTCAAGCGCCTGATGGGCCGCAAGTACGACGACGCCGAGGTGCAGCGCAGCATCAAGATGGTGCCGTACAAGATCGTGCGCGCGAATAACGGCGATGCGCACGTCGAGATGGGTGGCCGCGCCTACTCGCCGCCCGAGATCTCGGCGATGATCCTGCAGAAGCTGAAGGCCGACGCCGAGGCGTACCTGGGCGAGAAGGTGACGGAAGCCGTCATCACCGTGCCGGCCTACTTCAACGACAGCCAGCGCAACGCGACCAAGGACGCGGGCAAGATCGCCGGCCTCGAGGTGCTGCGCATCGTCAACGAGCCGACGGCGGCCTCGCTCGCCTACGGCCTCGACAAGAAGAGCGACGAGACGATCGGCGTCTACGACCTCGGCGGCGGCACCTTCGACATCTCGATCCTCGAGATCGGCGACGGCACCTTCCAGGTGAAGTCGACGAACGGCGACACACACCTGGGCGGCGACGACTTCGACCAGGCGGTGATCAACTTCCTGATCGACGAGTTCAAGAAGGATCAGGGCATCGACCTGCGCAACGACCGCCCGGCGCTGCAGCGGCTGCGCGAGGCGGCGGAGAAGGCGAAGATCGAGCTTTCGACCACGCAGTCGACGGAGGTCAACCTGCCCTTCATCACCGCCGACCAGAACGGGCCGAAGCACCTGGTGATCAACATCACCCGCGCCAGGCTGGAACAGCTCACCGGCGACCTGATCGAGAAGACGCTCGGCCCTTGCCGCAAGGCGCTCGATGACGCGAGCGTGCAGGCGAGCAAGATCGACGAGATCGTGCTGGTCGGTGGCCAAACCCGCATGCCCAAAGTGCAGGAGACGGTCAAGAACTTCTTCGGCAAGGAACCGCACAAGGGCGTCAATCCGGACGAGGTCGTGGCGGTGGGCGCGGCGATCCAGGCGGGCGTGCTGCGCGGCGAAGTCAAGGACGTGCTGCTGCTCGATGTGACGCCGCTGACGCTGGGCATCGAGACGCTGGGCGGCGTCTCCACGCCGCTGATTCCGCGCAACACCACGATCCCGACCAGCAAGAGCCAGGTCTTCTCGACCGCTTCGGACGGCCAGAACAGCGTGGAGATCCACGTGCTGCAGGGCGAGCGGCCGATGGCGGCGGACAACAAGTCGCTGGGCCGCTTCATCCTTGACGGCATCCTGCCGGCGCCGCGCGGCGTGCCCCAGATCGAGGTCAGCTTCGACCTCGACGCCAACGGCATCGTCAACGTCTCGGCCCACGACAAGGGCACAGGCAAGCAGCAGAAGATCACCATCACCGCGTCTTCGGGCCTTTCCAAGGACGAGGTCGAGCGGCTGCAGCGCGAGGCCGAGCAGCACGCGGCCGAGGACGCACGCAAGCGCGAGGAGATCGAGGTCCG harbors:
- the dnaK gene encoding molecular chaperone DnaK, translating into MSRVIGIDLGTTNSAVAVMEGGEPTIIPNAEGGRITPSMVAINKSGERLVGQVAKRQAVTNPENTIFSVKRLMGRKYDDAEVQRSIKMVPYKIVRANNGDAHVEMGGRAYSPPEISAMILQKLKADAEAYLGEKVTEAVITVPAYFNDSQRNATKDAGKIAGLEVLRIVNEPTAASLAYGLDKKSDETIGVYDLGGGTFDISILEIGDGTFQVKSTNGDTHLGGDDFDQAVINFLIDEFKKDQGIDLRNDRPALQRLREAAEKAKIELSTTQSTEVNLPFITADQNGPKHLVINITRARLEQLTGDLIEKTLGPCRKALDDASVQASKIDEIVLVGGQTRMPKVQETVKNFFGKEPHKGVNPDEVVAVGAAIQAGVLRGEVKDVLLLDVTPLTLGIETLGGVSTPLIPRNTTIPTSKSQVFSTASDGQNSVEIHVLQGERPMAADNKSLGRFILDGILPAPRGVPQIEVSFDLDANGIVNVSAHDKGTGKQQKITITASSGLSKDEVERLQREAEQHAAEDARKREEIEVR
- a CDS encoding nucleotide exchange factor GrpE: MPQSSHHRGPRQPGAGESAEGTTPNANGAGENAANLQQQLDDALEKSNTYLASWQRTAADFQNYKRRTEQEREEYALLANRALLINLLPAIDDLDRAIEQAEQQNAGAGWLEGFEAIQRKLHGALEASGVSEIPADGEPFDPNVHEAVSQGPGEHDKVIAEVRRGYRLGSRVLRPAMVVVGNGQPAEQTGADGTDGPQHGNN
- the hrcA gene encoding heat-inducible transcriptional repressor HrcA, with the translated sequence MLTERRAQVLRLIVSDYIETATPVGSEQIVKRHALEISPATIRNEMARLEEDGYISHPHTSAGRVPSDLGYRYFVEMLMGEPNVSTDEQRRILHQFHQSTAQLGEWLQLAASVLAQTLNNMAVVSGPRASLARLKQLQLVSLHDHSALLVVVLQDVKVRQQQLAFGEAATQDDLNRLARQLSQQFTGLGAAAIRAAAGDLGGLEQQIALATAEIVQAEDVDEFPDPHLDGIRNVLSQPEFSHSERMLDILEALDGRNISRTIPQTDVKSNDVVVIIGAENRENIMRGCSLVIGRYGEADGPGGTIAVVGPTRLPYSRAIATVRYVGSLMSGLLSQAYE